From a region of the Corallococcus coralloides DSM 2259 genome:
- a CDS encoding esterase/lipase family protein produces MANRHRVYLVPGFFGFTQMGDKETERIAYFQNVPRLLEQRFHERGIDARVHAIASAPTAGLEARARDVFREMARTANEDDAQLHLVGHSTGGLDARSVVSPRMAREAPDFVKRVRSVVTIATPHHGTPLASYFDQGGVGKTLLRYLWLFTFLTLHRKAMPLRTAALQACYWLVLRSEEAKLPPNLFNQVVRLTADLSEAEREDLIRFFGQVGENQALIQDLMPVRMRGFNADTADREDVRYGCVVTGAPPPRLSLHLLLTPDALLNGLFAFLYAKSAPLSRELQIPERTPAQTQALQDVLGRRFESKSDGIVPSRAQVWGEVLHVAKGDHMDVMGHFDQPPEYISWLKSGSHFQEPQFRAMWDRVIDFTVGGAATVHPGNEEAQRMSIDG; encoded by the coding sequence ATGGCAAACCGGCACCGCGTCTATCTGGTCCCCGGCTTCTTTGGCTTCACCCAGATGGGTGACAAGGAAACGGAGCGCATCGCCTACTTCCAGAACGTCCCCCGTCTGCTCGAGCAGCGCTTCCACGAGCGCGGCATCGATGCGCGGGTGCACGCCATCGCCTCCGCCCCCACCGCCGGGCTGGAGGCGCGGGCCCGCGACGTGTTCCGGGAGATGGCACGGACCGCGAACGAGGACGACGCGCAGCTCCACCTCGTCGGGCACTCCACGGGCGGGTTGGATGCGCGCAGTGTCGTCTCACCGCGCATGGCGCGGGAGGCTCCGGACTTCGTGAAGCGCGTCCGCTCGGTCGTGACCATCGCCACGCCGCATCACGGCACCCCGCTGGCCAGCTACTTCGACCAGGGCGGCGTGGGGAAGACGCTGCTGCGCTACCTGTGGCTCTTCACCTTCCTCACCCTGCACCGCAAGGCCATGCCCTTGCGGACCGCCGCGCTGCAGGCGTGCTACTGGCTCGTCCTGCGGAGCGAAGAGGCGAAGCTGCCGCCCAACCTCTTCAATCAAGTCGTCCGGCTGACGGCGGACCTCTCCGAGGCCGAGCGCGAGGACCTCATCCGGTTCTTCGGCCAGGTGGGCGAGAACCAGGCGCTCATCCAGGACCTCATGCCGGTCCGCATGCGGGGCTTCAACGCGGACACGGCGGACCGGGAGGACGTGCGCTACGGCTGCGTCGTCACGGGCGCGCCGCCGCCCAGGCTGTCCCTGCACCTGCTGCTCACCCCGGACGCGCTCCTGAACGGACTCTTCGCCTTCCTGTATGCGAAGAGCGCGCCCTTGTCCCGGGAGCTCCAGATTCCCGAGCGCACGCCGGCCCAGACCCAGGCCCTCCAGGATGTCCTCGGCAGGAGGTTCGAATCCAAGAGCGACGGCATCGTCCCGAGCCGCGCCCAGGTCTGGGGAGAGGTCCTCCACGTCGCGAAGGGGGACCACATGGACGTCATGGGCCACTTCGACCAGCCCCCGGAGTACATCAGCTGGCTGAAGTCAGGCTCCCACTTCCAGGAGCCGCAGTTCCGGGCGATGTGGGACCGGGTGATTGATTTCACCGTGGGCGGCGCCGCGACTGTTCACCCAGGCAACGAAGAGGCGCAACGCATGTCCATCGACGGGTGA
- a CDS encoding DUF4476 domain-containing protein: MNRIVRAALVSSLFVSSASFAQDAEFNMQVDIDDQDMPSARIKMKTTTNVDGEETTTVKVRGGGARMDVRMTGGTMESESHSEHRETRTTETRREPRMDSRPEMAAEPSHRDCGTRSDEGCMMRRDGQFPMDASTWSGFYQSLKSESNEIVRQEKAEKMLKRVYLTAVQFGMVLDLFNNEITRLEVAKEAAPHVVDPQHALGFSSKWRNSISGSEYTDIITQ; this comes from the coding sequence ATGAATCGCATCGTCCGTGCCGCGCTCGTTTCGTCCCTGTTCGTTTCGTCCGCCAGCTTCGCGCAGGACGCGGAGTTCAACATGCAGGTGGACATCGATGATCAGGACATGCCCTCCGCGCGCATCAAGATGAAGACCACGACGAACGTGGATGGCGAGGAGACGACCACCGTGAAGGTGCGCGGCGGCGGCGCCCGGATGGACGTGCGCATGACGGGTGGAACGATGGAGTCGGAGAGCCACAGCGAGCACCGCGAGACCCGGACGACCGAGACGCGCCGGGAGCCCCGGATGGACTCCCGGCCGGAGATGGCCGCCGAGCCCTCTCACCGCGACTGTGGCACGCGTTCGGACGAGGGCTGCATGATGCGGCGGGATGGGCAGTTCCCGATGGACGCCTCCACCTGGAGCGGCTTCTACCAGTCGCTCAAGAGCGAGAGCAACGAGATCGTCCGCCAGGAGAAGGCGGAGAAGATGCTCAAGCGCGTCTACCTGACCGCGGTGCAGTTCGGCATGGTGTTGGACCTGTTCAACAATGAGATTACCCGCCTGGAGGTGGCAAAGGAGGCCGCGCCCCACGTGGTGGATCCGCAGCACGCGCTGGGCTTCTCCTCCAAGTGGCGCAACTCCATCAGCGGCAGCGAGTACACGGACATCATCACCCAGTAG
- a CDS encoding PQQ-dependent sugar dehydrogenase → MRHGLVTSFLASLLLSAAPEAQAQKPQPLETAPPNVPEFKPAFPQQTRAPAVKTRTPIVVTEIASGFNKPWAIAFLPDGRFLVTEKPTGKLFIVTAAGKKSPPVAGLPKVDGRGQGGLLDVEVGPDYAKSGLIYWTYYEPREGGNGLAVARAKLVDGPKPRIEGLQVIFRMQPTLESTLHAGGRLVFTPDGKLFVTLGERSILPGRVQAQDLKSDFGKVVRINPDGSIPQDNPFVGRKDARPEIWSSGHRNILSAALDAQQRLWIVEMGPRGGDELNRPEAGKDYGWPTIGYGEEYSGAPIHKTTQAAGMEQPVYYWDPVISPSGLTIYSGALFPEWKGNFFIGGLSSQALVRLVLKDDRVVGEEHLLTERNARIREVVQGPDGALYLLTDDSNGRLWKLTPGTP, encoded by the coding sequence ATGCGCCATGGACTCGTGACCTCGTTCCTCGCCTCCCTCCTGCTGAGCGCCGCCCCCGAAGCCCAGGCCCAGAAGCCCCAGCCGCTGGAGACCGCGCCCCCGAACGTCCCGGAGTTCAAGCCCGCGTTCCCGCAGCAGACGCGCGCTCCGGCGGTGAAGACGCGCACGCCCATCGTGGTGACGGAGATCGCCTCGGGCTTCAACAAGCCGTGGGCCATCGCGTTCCTGCCGGATGGCCGCTTCCTCGTCACGGAGAAGCCCACGGGCAAGCTCTTCATCGTCACCGCCGCGGGCAAGAAGTCGCCCCCGGTGGCGGGCCTCCCCAAGGTGGACGGCCGGGGACAGGGCGGGCTGCTCGACGTGGAGGTGGGGCCGGACTACGCGAAGAGCGGGCTCATCTACTGGACCTATTACGAGCCGCGCGAGGGCGGCAACGGGCTCGCGGTGGCGCGCGCGAAGCTGGTGGACGGCCCGAAGCCGCGCATCGAGGGCCTCCAGGTCATCTTCCGCATGCAGCCCACGCTCGAGTCCACGCTGCACGCGGGCGGACGGCTCGTCTTCACGCCGGATGGCAAGCTCTTCGTCACGCTCGGCGAGCGCTCCATCCTCCCCGGCCGCGTCCAGGCGCAGGACCTCAAGAGCGACTTCGGAAAGGTCGTCCGTATCAATCCGGATGGCTCCATCCCCCAGGACAACCCCTTCGTGGGCAGGAAGGACGCCCGGCCGGAGATCTGGTCCTCCGGACACCGCAACATCCTCTCCGCGGCCCTGGACGCCCAGCAGCGCCTCTGGATTGTCGAGATGGGGCCGCGCGGAGGCGATGAGCTCAACCGTCCGGAGGCCGGCAAGGACTACGGCTGGCCCACGATTGGCTATGGCGAGGAGTACTCGGGCGCGCCCATCCACAAGACGACGCAGGCCGCGGGCATGGAGCAGCCTGTCTATTATTGGGATCCGGTCATCTCGCCCTCGGGGCTCACGATCTACTCGGGGGCGCTCTTTCCGGAGTGGAAGGGGAACTTCTTCATCGGCGGTCTATCCAGCCAGGCGCTGGTGCGGCTGGTCCTGAAGGACGACCGCGTGGTCGGCGAGGAGCACCTGCTCACGGAGCGCAACGCGCGGATCCGCGAGGTGGTCCAGGGACCCGACGGCGCGCTCTATCTGCTCACGGACGATTCGAACGGCCGCCTGTGGAAGCTCACTCCGGGGACTCCATGA
- a CDS encoding NUDIX hydrolase — translation MPYTPIVATLGYVMSPDGQQVLLIHRNARPEDAHYGKYNGLGGKMERDEDIAACMRREIREEAGIECTRMVLRGTLSWPGFGKHGEDWLGFIFRIDAFEGTPLEKNAEGALSWVPVSSILSLSLWDGDRHFLPLVFDADPRPFHGVMPYEGGRALSWSFTRL, via the coding sequence ATGCCCTACACTCCCATCGTCGCCACGCTGGGCTACGTGATGTCGCCGGACGGCCAGCAGGTGCTGCTCATCCACCGGAACGCTCGGCCGGAGGACGCCCACTACGGCAAGTACAACGGCCTGGGCGGCAAGATGGAGCGCGACGAGGACATCGCGGCGTGCATGCGCCGCGAGATTCGCGAGGAGGCCGGCATCGAGTGCACGCGCATGGTCCTGCGCGGCACCCTGTCCTGGCCCGGCTTCGGCAAGCACGGCGAGGACTGGCTGGGCTTCATCTTCCGCATCGACGCCTTCGAGGGCACACCCCTGGAGAAGAACGCCGAGGGCGCCCTGTCCTGGGTCCCCGTGTCCTCCATCCTGTCCCTGTCGCTGTGGGACGGAGACCGGCACTTCCTGCCGCTCGTGTTCGACGCGGACCCCCGCCCCTTCCACGGCGTCATGCCCTACGAGGGCGGCCGCGCGCTGAGCTGGTCCTTCACCCGACTGTAG
- a CDS encoding DUF2780 domain-containing protein yields the protein MDLIGQLSQQLGVDGTQAQGLAGSLLKLVQGTVQEKVGPDAARQMDQAIPEMQGWQQQAQAPAGDGGGGLMGALGGMLGGAGGGGGGLMGALGGAAAHAGEVAGVVAILQRFNLDTSKATLVAPLLLNFLKSRLDPGLVGKILAVMPLLAGGSGGGGGPQGGGGLGGMLGGILGK from the coding sequence ATGGACCTCATCGGACAGCTCTCGCAGCAGCTTGGAGTGGATGGCACGCAGGCACAGGGGCTCGCGGGTTCGCTCCTGAAGCTGGTGCAGGGCACGGTGCAGGAGAAGGTCGGTCCGGACGCGGCCCGGCAGATGGACCAGGCCATCCCGGAGATGCAGGGCTGGCAGCAGCAGGCGCAGGCCCCGGCAGGCGACGGTGGCGGCGGCCTCATGGGCGCCCTGGGTGGCATGCTCGGCGGCGCGGGTGGCGGTGGCGGTGGCCTCATGGGCGCCCTTGGCGGCGCGGCGGCCCACGCGGGAGAGGTGGCCGGCGTGGTGGCCATCCTCCAGCGCTTCAACCTGGACACGAGCAAGGCCACCCTGGTCGCCCCCCTGCTCCTCAACTTCCTCAAGTCCCGCCTGGACCCGGGCCTGGTGGGGAAGATCCTCGCCGTGATGCCCCTGCTCGCGGGCGGCTCCGGTGGCGGCGGTGGCCCCCAGGGCGGCGGCGGGCTGGGCGGAATGCTCGGCGGCATCCTGGGGAAATAG
- a CDS encoding pectate lyase, whose protein sequence is MKRHFALALLPVLSALACVSPDTELGESEQAATTPLRQKALGRMRNAAKYFHDNVARHGGYAWHHNATNLNERWGDIQLDADQIMIQSPGTSDVTIAFVEAALSDPATPALKTYALDAAMALRHGQVKSGGWRLYADFKPTPTIKACYLNTTASCGCGGCTVTAYDDQVTQNALIAMMRTDQLLGFANTDISGSSAYARARVETSQFPTNGGFPQGFAGPVAARPALSASYPPSIGTSCGLANCYANSYTTEYWDDPTLNDNLATSFVEMLYWAKEIYPAQAATYQSMRTAFGDFLRRAQMPQPQPAWAQQYDLQMQPRWARSWEAPAIAGQESQDVMWALLRLYQLDPGVPANRAAVGTALAYLETVDYANDTLLSRYIELDDTAPSNIGFYTVKAGGYPAQFSTAPPTYQNYAWEVPSQLAAIRAEYNRLATDTTVMKRSCQQLRADTAQAVDTAVNNERWITTYSPGGPRSGATPGDYLDTSTFARNLRTLAEFVTRTTTDCTAWNY, encoded by the coding sequence ATGAAAAGGCACTTCGCGCTCGCACTCCTCCCTGTCCTCTCCGCGTTGGCTTGTGTTTCACCCGACACCGAACTCGGTGAGTCCGAACAGGCGGCCACGACGCCGCTGAGGCAGAAGGCGCTGGGCCGCATGCGGAACGCGGCGAAGTACTTCCATGACAACGTCGCGCGCCATGGCGGCTATGCGTGGCACCACAACGCCACCAACCTGAACGAGCGCTGGGGCGACATCCAGCTCGACGCGGATCAGATCATGATCCAGTCGCCCGGGACGTCGGACGTGACCATCGCGTTCGTCGAAGCGGCGCTCTCGGATCCGGCGACTCCGGCGCTCAAGACCTATGCGCTGGACGCGGCGATGGCGCTGCGCCACGGGCAGGTGAAGTCCGGGGGCTGGCGCCTCTACGCGGACTTCAAGCCGACGCCGACCATCAAGGCCTGCTACCTCAACACCACCGCGAGCTGTGGCTGTGGCGGCTGCACGGTGACGGCCTATGACGATCAGGTCACGCAGAACGCGCTCATCGCGATGATGCGCACCGACCAGCTCCTCGGGTTCGCGAACACGGACATCTCCGGTTCCTCCGCGTACGCCCGCGCTCGGGTGGAGACCTCGCAGTTCCCCACGAACGGCGGCTTTCCCCAGGGGTTCGCCGGCCCCGTCGCCGCGCGGCCCGCGCTCTCCGCGAGCTATCCGCCGTCGATTGGCACCTCGTGCGGTCTGGCGAATTGCTACGCGAACTCCTACACGACCGAGTACTGGGATGACCCCACGCTGAACGACAACCTGGCGACGTCCTTCGTGGAGATGCTGTATTGGGCGAAGGAAATCTATCCCGCGCAGGCCGCGACGTATCAGTCCATGCGCACCGCGTTCGGTGACTTCCTCCGCCGTGCGCAGATGCCCCAGCCCCAGCCCGCCTGGGCGCAGCAATATGACCTCCAGATGCAGCCGCGCTGGGCGCGCAGCTGGGAGGCGCCTGCGATTGCCGGCCAGGAGAGCCAGGACGTCATGTGGGCGCTCTTGCGCCTCTACCAGCTCGACCCGGGCGTCCCGGCGAACCGCGCCGCGGTCGGCACCGCGCTCGCGTACCTGGAGACCGTCGATTACGCCAACGACACCCTGCTCTCCCGCTACATTGAACTCGATGACACGGCGCCCTCCAACATCGGCTTCTACACGGTGAAGGCTGGCGGCTACCCGGCCCAGTTCTCCACCGCGCCGCCGACGTACCAGAACTACGCCTGGGAGGTTCCCTCGCAGCTTGCCGCCATCCGCGCGGAGTACAACCGGCTGGCGACCGACACGACCGTGATGAAGCGCTCGTGCCAGCAGCTGCGCGCCGACACGGCGCAGGCCGTGGACACCGCCGTGAACAACGAGCGGTGGATCACCACGTACAGCCCGGGCGGTCCGCGCAGTGGTGCCACGCCGGGCGACTACCTGGACACGAGCACGTTCGCGCGGAACCTGCGCACGCTGGCGGAGTTCGTCACTCGCACGACGACCGACTGCACCGCCTGGAATTATTGA